The genomic segment ATAGCTGAGGGCATTGCCATAGGCCGCTTCAGCAACCAGAATGAGGTTAGGATTGAGAAGTACGCCTACTGCATAAGGCTAGGCTTAGAGAAGTGTGCGCCGAATAATAGGCTCATTCATGAGATAGCCCTATCAGTATACAAGGTACCACCCAATGTTGTTAATAGGCTTGTACCATTGGTTAAGAGATCATCCAAGTCCTCCCTTATCCCTAAGGCTTATTAAACCAGTTTCAATACTTTTTTGAATCTAAGTGAGGGGGTTAGTTTGAAATCTAGGAGGTTAATGATAATTGAGTTGGCTAGGAGTGATGAGGTCTTATCTAGGCTACTGGCTGATAATGGGCACCAGGTCATATACGCTAATGTTGAGAATGGGGAGAGGGTGGAGCCAAGCCTTGATGTTGATTACGTGAAGCCAAGTGAGCTAGCTAATGCACTTAAGGCAATGGGCATAAGTAGGCTTTACGAATACCAGTATAAGGCATACCTCAGCATAACTGGGGGGAGGAACACAATAATAACGTCAGGTACTGGAACAGGTAAGACTGAGGCGTTCCTAATACCCATAATCGCCAGGGCCCTTAACCACAGGAGGGAGGTCATCATCTACCCAACCAAGGCCTTAGCCAGGGATCAGGAATCCAGGTTCAGGGCCTTAGCTGAGCCACTGGGGTTAAGGGTAACCACGTATGATGCTGATTCCCCATCAGAGGTTAGGAGGGGGGTTTACGATGGTGAGTACTCCCTGGTTTTAACTAACCCAGACATGTTGAATACGGCTATGATTCATGTCCCAGCCTTCAGGAGGTTTATGGCAACTGTGGATTACGTCACAATAGATGAGATCCATGTCTATAATGGGGTACTGGGATCACACATGCATTACTTAATTAAAAGGATTAGGCACCTCAACCCGGGGGTTAAGTTCGCTGCAGCATCAGCAACAATAGGTAACCCAACCCAGTACTTCAGTAACCTAGTGGGCTCTGAGGTTACTCACATTGAGGGTATTAGGGGGGTGAGGGGGGAGTTGGTTCACGTAATGCTTAGGCCAATTAGGAGGGGGAAGCTCCAGGAGGTTACTAACCTGGTTAAGCTGTGTATTGAATTAGGTAGGAAGTGCATAGTCTTCGCTGATAGCCACTGGATGGTGGAGGTTATTAAGAGGATGATTAACTCCATGGGCCTTGGCGGTAAGGTGGCTGTACATAGGGCTGGGTTAAGGCCTGATGAGAGGAGGAGGGTTGAGGACTCCTTCAAATCCGGTGAACTACAAGCGGTATTAGCCACACCCACACTGGAACTGGGTATCGACATTGGTGACGCTGACTTCGCAGTAATGGCCACTAACCCACCCAGCTTCATAAAGTACCTTCAAAGAGCTGGGAGGGTTGGCAGGAGGGGTCAGAGGGCTTATGTTATTCAGGTGCTTGGGGATGACCCAATGAGCACCTACTACGCCAACCACCCTGAGGAATTCTACAATAGGTCACCTGAACCAATGTTCATGGAGCCTAACAATGATGAGGTTGCTGTAAGGCACCTACTAGCAATGATTAGGGAATCAGCGGTTAAGTTAAGTGAACTCGACGATTATTTAAGGGGACTCGTAAGTGGATTGGTTAATGAAGGGTTAGTATCCATTAGGGGTGATAGGGTTTTCCTAACAGAGGATGGGTTAAGGGTCATTAATTCATTCAACGTGATTAGGGGGAATGGGGATGTTGTGGTGATTAGGCGTAAGGGAGGTGGGTTAATTGGGTATAGGGAGATGCCCATGGCTATTAAGGAACTTCACCCAGGGGCAATATACATGCACGGTGGCTTAACCTATAGGGTTCTTGAACTAGATGTGAGGCATAGGAGAGCCATAGTGGTTCCTGAGGATTCAAGTGAATTAATCACTAAGGCGCTGTATAACAGTAACCCCACTGTGGTCAATGTTATTGAGGAGTCAAGTTACAAGGGTATTCCAATAAGGTACGCTGTACTTGATATTGAGGAGGAGGTGTATGGATACGTGGTTAAGAGGATGAGCAGTAATGAGACCCTTGGTGAATATAGGTTAAGTGAACCAATAAGGTATAGGTTCAGGACTAAGGGCATAATACTCAACATGCCTCCAGTAAACTTCTCAGCAGTGGAGTTAAGGGACTTAGTGGAGAAGGGTAAGGCCTACCACGCCACTGAACACGTATTAATATCGGCTGGTGAAGTTGTCGCCAACGCGGCGCCAACAGACATGGGTGGTATATCATATCCAACAGGCCACATTGTAATATATGACTCATACCCAGGGGGCTCCGGGGTTACTAAGCTAGTAATGGAGAGGATTGATAAGGTTATTGACATAGCCTACAGCATTGTAACCTCATGTAATTGTAGGGATGGTTGCCCAAGATGCGTATACTCACCCTACTGTGGTAATAATAATAGGATGTTGTCACGCTTAAACGCAATAAGGGTTCTTGAAGCCGCCTTAAGGGGGGAGAGGGGTATTGATGAGCCCCCGCCCTTTGAGGGTTCAATACCATGAGGAACTTCCCCTAAATAATTGAGCCATACCGAGGATAAGGTTAAATAGTGGTCGAATACCTAACGCTAATGAAGGCGGTAACAGTTATTCCCAGTGTCCCGGAGTCCTTAAGATTAAGAGATGTTGATAAGCCTAAACCTAATCATGGTCAAGTACTACTTAAGCCGATTAGGGTTGGGATATGTGGTACAGATAAGGAGATTATTGAAGGCAAGTACGGTAAGGCACCACCGGGTAGTCAATACCTGATACTTGGTCATGAGGCGTTAGCGGTCGTGGAGGAGCTTGGGGATGGTGTGGATAATGTGGCTGTGGGCGATGTCGTGGTACCAACGGTTAGGAGACCCCTTGACTGCAACCTACCCGTTGACTACTGTCCAATGGGGCATTACGTGGAGCATGGTATATGGGGGCTTCATGGGCATGCAGCCGAATACTCAGTAACAGACGCCAAGTACCTTGTTAAGGTACCCAAGGAGTTAATTGATGTGGCCGTATTAACAGAGCCATTAAGCGTAGTTGAGAAGGGTATTGATGTGGCGCTTAGCGTAGGTGGTTCAAGGTTCGAGTGGAGGCCTAGGAGTGCGTTAATACTTGGGGCTGGGCCAATAGGCCTACTCTCAACAATGGTTCTTAGATTAATGGGCCTATTAACAACCACCGTAGCCACTAGGCCTCCTGATAGTCTTAAGGCTAGGTTGGTTAGGGAATTGGGGGGAGTTTACGTGGATTCTGCATTAAGCAGCATAGAGGGTGTCTTTGACCTAGTGGTGGAGGCAACAGGATCCCCCCAGGTCATGGTGGATGGTTTAAGGCACCTAGCCCCTAATGGAGTAATGGTGCTCCTCGGGGTTTACCCACCTGGTGGGGTTATTAATGACTTAGGTAATGTGTTAACGGACTCAGTCCTTAATAATAAGGTTTTAGTTGGATCAGTGAATGCTGGTGTTAAGCACTTTGAATTAGGCTTAAGGCATATGGCTGAGGCTAAGGGTAGGTTTGGTGACTGGCTTAGTAGATTAATCACGAAGAGGGCTACCCTTGATAATTACCAGGAAGCCTACTCCTGGACCCATGACGACATTAAGACCGTCCTTGAAATAAACCCACTTAATTAAGGGAGGCAATAATACTAATTAAGCATGCATGAAGCAGAATCAGGATGCTGCATTAACCTCCTCAGCCAGCTTCTCCTCAGGCTTAATTGAAGCCATCTTATCCATCACACTCCTTATAACGTTCATTAATTCAGCATCACTCTTAACTTCATCAAGATTCATGCAGTTGGTTAATATGTCCTTAAATAATTGAGTCGTTAAATCACTCTTCAACGTACTTATCGCCCTCCTATACTCTGAAAGGAAGTCCCCTGTTAGGAAGTTAACAACATCATTAACACTCTTGAACCCACCCTCAGCGTTCCTAAGTTCATTAACTATCGTCTCAATGGAGTAGAGTATGTTCGCATCATTCTCCTTAAACCCAGCTATCAACTTTGAGTAAGCCTTATTAACGCAGTACCTAACGAACTTGTACGTTAATGGATGCGGTGCCTGCTGCATAATGCATTCAGGAAACCAGTGTTTATAAACAATTTCGTGAAATTAACACTGCCTCACTTTAACTCAGCGCCGAGTGCTCTCTCATGGGTTATCTTTAGGTACGTTATGAGTTTATCCCTCAACGGCCCATTAATCAATTCATCAATCAACTCCCTAGTACCGGTGCATTTCAGAGCTGACGTTAACCTGTATGGGTATCCCAAGTCTCTTAAGGATTCCTCAACAACCTTAACCTCCTCCTCAGTGGCTAAGTCAACCTTATTGATTACGGCAATTATGTCGGCTTTAAAGCTTTGACTAATCTCCTTAAGTAGGTTTAATTGCTGATTAAGCGCATAGCCACTATGCTGGGTTGGGTCAATCATGAACACTATTGAGTCCGCTAAGTGCCTTAACGCTAAAATAGCTTGAAGCTCAATCCTATTCCTCTCACTAAGCGGTCTATCCAGTAACCCTGGGGTATCAATAACCTGGACAGCGTACATGCCGTATACCTTAACGTGGCCTATTATGATTTGTTTAGTTGTGAATGGGTAATCGGCTATTTCAGGCTTCTTCGTTGAGACGCAGGCCACTAGGCTACTCTTACCGGTATTGGGCATTCCTGAGATGACTATTGTGGGCTTCTCAACGCTTACGGATGGTAGCCTACTAATCTTAATCGCAGCCTCCTTCAATGTCCTTAACTCTGGTTCTAAATCATTTATTAGGTCAATTATTCTTGATAAATACATTCTCCTAGCCTTAATTATCTCATCCTTATCCTGAGCGTACTTAATCATCCTTAACGCGTCCCTACTTATACTACTCACCGCCTTACTTGAATTAATGAGTTTACCCAGTGAATGCTTATAATCATCAATATTAATTATAATGCCTATCAACTCCCTGTAGAAGGGGTGTAGATCATTCATGAAAGGCATGTTATATACAATACCCCTAAATAAGCTGAGCAACCAGCCTGAAGTCCCCTTAACCCTAGCCACCTCAAGTCTCCTCAACCTTTCAATACCGGGAAGTGAGGTCGGTGACTTAGCTTCCATTGACCTATACTTACTAATGAACTGCCTAACAGCCTCCTCTGCATTGGGAATGTATGGTAACGTTGACTTGAAGTTCACGTGAACGTTACTAAACCACCTATTAATAAACCGTCCGCCTCCTAGTTTGCCTCCTAGTTAAAGTTTAAAACGCCTCAGTGGAGGGAAGTGAAGGTGTACTGTAATGTCTGATCAACTCGAATTAATGACTGGAACCACGGTTGGTATAAAAGCTAAGGATGGTGTTGTCCTGGCAGCTGAGAAGAGGGTTTCATACGGCTTCTACCTAATGAGTAAGTCAGGTAAGAAGGTTTACCCAATAACTAATAGGATTGGGTTAGCCTCATCAGGTATTTTAGCTGATATTCAAACAATAACTAAGGTAATTAGGGCTAATATAGCTAACATGGAGATAGAAATGAAGAGGCCTGTCTCAGTTAGGGCAGCCGCCAAGTTACTGAGCATAATGCTGTTTCAAAACAAGTACATGCCCTACATAGCTGAAACCATGGTTGGTGGTATTGATGAGGAGGGGCCTAAATTATTCATACTTGACTCATGGGGTTCATTAATTGAGGATGACTTCGCGGCTCTAGGTAATGGCGCTAGAACAGCCATAGGCCTAATAGAGACAGGTTACTCAAGCAGTATAACTGTTAAGGAGGCTAAGGAGTTAGCCATAAAGGCGATTAAGGAGGCTATTGCAAGGGACCCAACCTCAGGGGATGGTATAGATACCTTAGTAATAACCGGCAACGGCTACTTAGAGGATTCAATTAAGCTTTAGTGAATTACACAGGATCCTAAAGTGGCTGCGTAATGCTTGTTGACTCCCACACCCACTTATATGAATTCAACAGTGATGAGTTAAGGAGTTTCAGTGAAATAGTTCTTGTCTCCGTGGCTGAGGATGTTGAATCATCAATGCTTGTCCTTAAATTAACAGAGGAATTCAGTAATGTTAATCCATGCATTGGTATACATCCATGGAACGTTAATAAAGTACCCTTCAGTGACGTCAATGTTATTGAGAATTTAGTGAAGAATAATGATGTTAGGTGTCTTGGGGAGGTTGGTTTGGATCTTAAGTTTGTACCAGATACCATTGATAAGCAGAGGAGGTTCTTCAATGAGTTCCTAAGGATGGCTAGGGAATACGACCTAGTCCTCAACATCCACTCCCCTAACGCATGGGGGGAGGTGTTTGAAATGCTCATTAAGGCCGATGTAAATAGGGTAATGTTCCACTGGTACACTGGGCCTCTTGACTTAATAAGTGACTTAACGGAACAGGGCTACTACATATCGATTAACGCGGCCATTAAGATTCAGGAGAAGTCCAGGAAGGTTGCTGAGGCTGTGCCGCTTCGCTTCATGCTTACTGAAAGCGATGGCCCATATGAGTATAGGGGAATTAAGTTAACACCACTCATGATTAAGGATACCGTTAATGAAATCGCTAAGGTAAGGGGGGTGGATGCGGAGACTATTGAGGACTCAGTCTACTTCAACTACACGAAGTTATTCAAGTAAATTACCTAACTTACTTAAAGCCTTTTATAATAATGTGAACTCCTCATGGTTAGTTTAAGTATTGCGGAAATTTAATTAAGAGGTAATACTCATCTTCCACTAATGTACGTGATTCAGAGGGAGGGTGCAGTCTCCTTCTATGCACCGGACTTAAGCAAGTACATTGCTGGTGGTCGTATTGAGCCTGCTTGGGCGCCAGTATTCTATAATCCAGCCATGGCTAATAATAGGAGTATATCAGTTATTATTGTTAGGGCTTACTTGAGGCTTCTTGGTAGGAACGGTGTATTATGTGAACCATTCACCGGTACCGGTGTGAGGAGTATTAGGTATGTTAAGGAGGCTGGGGTTGAGAAGGTTATTGCCGGTGATATTGATGATGCTGCGGTTAACTTAGCCTCAAGGAACGTTGAGTTAAATGGGTTAAGGGATCAGATTAAGGTAACTAGGAGTGATGCCAATGCCCTACTCGCTAATAATAAGTGCGATATAATTGATGTGGATCCCTACGGTTCACCAGCCCCATTCATTAACTCCGCCTTACTCTCAATTAAGCATGGTGGATTACTATGCGCCACGGCCACTGACTTAGCGGTACTGCAGGGTAGTTACGTTAATAAGGCGATTAGGAGGTATGGCTTTAGGCCACTTAGGGGCTTCTTATCTAGGGAAATAGGCTTAAGGGGTTTACTGGGGTTCATTGCTAGGCAAGCCCTGGTTATTGATGCTGGGGTTAAACCATTATTGGCGTATTGGGAGAGGCATTACTATAGAGTGTGCTTAATAGTGAGTAAGGATAGGGGGACTGCCAGGGAGACTGCGGGGAATCTGGGTTACGCCTACTACTGCAGTGAATCCTTGAGGAGGGGCTTCATTAAGGGGTATCCAATTGGCGTTAAGGGTGAGTGCGCGGTTAGTGGACCCCTGTGGATTGGGGCTATTGGGGATGTTGAATTCCTGGACTACTCATTATCATTAATTAATAATACTGATTACGAATTGAAGGCTGCTGAAATAATTAAGGGGACACTGCCTGATAACCTACCAATACCCTTATACTACACTGTAACGGAGCTGGGTAGGGGTTTAGGCTTCGTACCGAGTCCATTGAGGCTTAGGGCATATTTAATGGAGAATGGTATTGAGGCCTACGGTACGCATTTCACTACTGATGGGGTTAAGACTAATGCTGAGCCATGGAGGTTAATTAGGATTATTCACTCAATCCCTCTTACCAACAACTAAGGCATGGGCCACATCATAGGGCTCTAGGTGAACCATGTTTATTATATCGAATCCCCTCTCCTTAATGGTATCTATCTCCCTCTTAAAGGTTTCAGAGGGTTCCTTAGTGACGTCAATGGACATTGCCTTTATGACTAAGATTATGTAACCACCCTTAACTAAGTATACGTCTGCATTATCCGCAAGTATCTTAGCTTGAAACGGCTGGGCAACATCAATGTAGGCTACATCAACACCCTTAACCAGTGAAATATACTGCTCAGGATACCTGGCGTCGGCGAGTATTGGTATTACGTTTAACCTACCTTGATCTATGATATTCTGCATAAACTCCCTGAAAACCCTTGGACTAAACTCAACACCGTAAATTAAGCCATTTAACCCAACTATATCACTAACATGGCTAACAGTTGTACCGCTTGCTGCACCAAGGTAAAGCACCTTAGAGCCTTCACTAATAGGCATGGCTTCAAGCTTATTCATTATTGCGGCACCAAGCTTAGACCTATAGGGGTTCCAAACCCTATACTCAACACCACCTAGGTTAATTAACTGCTCACCATACACCCTCTTCCCCGGCGTCAAATTCCTTGTGGCTAACCTGGTTGAGCCATCCTCAAACTCAATCCAGTAAACACCCTTAAACCTCTCATGCTCCTTAACATCCACTGCCCTTACACTAGACATACTTAACCTTATTAATTAAGGTATTTAAGCCTTAGCGTCACTTCCT from the Caldivirga maquilingensis IC-167 genome contains:
- a CDS encoding 50S ribosomal protein L11 methyltransferase, producing the protein MYVIQREGAVSFYAPDLSKYIAGGRIEPAWAPVFYNPAMANNRSISVIIVRAYLRLLGRNGVLCEPFTGTGVRSIRYVKEAGVEKVIAGDIDDAAVNLASRNVELNGLRDQIKVTRSDANALLANNKCDIIDVDPYGSPAPFINSALLSIKHGGLLCATATDLAVLQGSYVNKAIRRYGFRPLRGFLSREIGLRGLLGFIARQALVIDAGVKPLLAYWERHYYRVCLIVSKDRGTARETAGNLGYAYYCSESLRRGFIKGYPIGVKGECAVSGPLWIGAIGDVEFLDYSLSLINNTDYELKAAEIIKGTLPDNLPIPLYYTVTELGRGLGFVPSPLRLRAYLMENGIEAYGTHFTTDGVKTNAEPWRLIRIIHSIPLTNN
- a CDS encoding DEAD/DEAH box helicase, encoding MKSRRLMIIELARSDEVLSRLLADNGHQVIYANVENGERVEPSLDVDYVKPSELANALKAMGISRLYEYQYKAYLSITGGRNTIITSGTGTGKTEAFLIPIIARALNHRREVIIYPTKALARDQESRFRALAEPLGLRVTTYDADSPSEVRRGVYDGEYSLVLTNPDMLNTAMIHVPAFRRFMATVDYVTIDEIHVYNGVLGSHMHYLIKRIRHLNPGVKFAAASATIGNPTQYFSNLVGSEVTHIEGIRGVRGELVHVMLRPIRRGKLQEVTNLVKLCIELGRKCIVFADSHWMVEVIKRMINSMGLGGKVAVHRAGLRPDERRRVEDSFKSGELQAVLATPTLELGIDIGDADFAVMATNPPSFIKYLQRAGRVGRRGQRAYVIQVLGDDPMSTYYANHPEEFYNRSPEPMFMEPNNDEVAVRHLLAMIRESAVKLSELDDYLRGLVSGLVNEGLVSIRGDRVFLTEDGLRVINSFNVIRGNGDVVVIRRKGGGLIGYREMPMAIKELHPGAIYMHGGLTYRVLELDVRHRRAIVVPEDSSELITKALYNSNPTVVNVIEESSYKGIPIRYAVLDIEEEVYGYVVKRMSSNETLGEYRLSEPIRYRFRTKGIILNMPPVNFSAVELRDLVEKGKAYHATEHVLISAGEVVANAAPTDMGGISYPTGHIVIYDSYPGGSGVTKLVMERIDKVIDIAYSIVTSCNCRDGCPRCVYSPYCGNNNRMLSRLNAIRVLEAALRGERGIDEPPPFEGSIP
- a CDS encoding TatD family hydrolase, which translates into the protein MLVDSHTHLYEFNSDELRSFSEIVLVSVAEDVESSMLVLKLTEEFSNVNPCIGIHPWNVNKVPFSDVNVIENLVKNNDVRCLGEVGLDLKFVPDTIDKQRRFFNEFLRMAREYDLVLNIHSPNAWGEVFEMLIKADVNRVMFHWYTGPLDLISDLTEQGYYISINAAIKIQEKSRKVAEAVPLRFMLTESDGPYEYRGIKLTPLMIKDTVNEIAKVRGVDAETIEDSVYFNYTKLFK
- a CDS encoding NOG1 family protein, which produces MNFKSTLPYIPNAEEAVRQFISKYRSMEAKSPTSLPGIERLRRLEVARVKGTSGWLLSLFRGIVYNMPFMNDLHPFYRELIGIIINIDDYKHSLGKLINSSKAVSSISRDALRMIKYAQDKDEIIKARRMYLSRIIDLINDLEPELRTLKEAAIKISRLPSVSVEKPTIVISGMPNTGKSSLVACVSTKKPEIADYPFTTKQIIIGHVKVYGMYAVQVIDTPGLLDRPLSERNRIELQAILALRHLADSIVFMIDPTQHSGYALNQQLNLLKEISQSFKADIIAVINKVDLATEEEVKVVEESLRDLGYPYRLTSALKCTGTRELIDELINGPLRDKLITYLKITHERALGAELK
- a CDS encoding glucose 1-dehydrogenase, whose product is MKAVTVIPSVPESLRLRDVDKPKPNHGQVLLKPIRVGICGTDKEIIEGKYGKAPPGSQYLILGHEALAVVEELGDGVDNVAVGDVVVPTVRRPLDCNLPVDYCPMGHYVEHGIWGLHGHAAEYSVTDAKYLVKVPKELIDVAVLTEPLSVVEKGIDVALSVGGSRFEWRPRSALILGAGPIGLLSTMVLRLMGLLTTTVATRPPDSLKARLVRELGGVYVDSALSSIEGVFDLVVEATGSPQVMVDGLRHLAPNGVMVLLGVYPPGGVINDLGNVLTDSVLNNKVLVGSVNAGVKHFELGLRHMAEAKGRFGDWLSRLITKRATLDNYQEAYSWTHDDIKTVLEINPLN
- a CDS encoding fibrillarin-like rRNA/tRNA 2'-O-methyltransferase; this encodes MSSVRAVDVKEHERFKGVYWIEFEDGSTRLATRNLTPGKRVYGEQLINLGGVEYRVWNPYRSKLGAAIMNKLEAMPISEGSKVLYLGAASGTTVSHVSDIVGLNGLIYGVEFSPRVFREFMQNIIDQGRLNVIPILADARYPEQYISLVKGVDVAYIDVAQPFQAKILADNADVYLVKGGYIILVIKAMSIDVTKEPSETFKREIDTIKERGFDIINMVHLEPYDVAHALVVGKRD
- the psmB gene encoding archaeal proteasome endopeptidase complex subunit beta, which translates into the protein MSDQLELMTGTTVGIKAKDGVVLAAEKRVSYGFYLMSKSGKKVYPITNRIGLASSGILADIQTITKVIRANIANMEIEMKRPVSVRAAAKLLSIMLFQNKYMPYIAETMVGGIDEEGPKLFILDSWGSLIEDDFAALGNGARTAIGLIETGYSSSITVKEAKELAIKAIKEAIARDPTSGDGIDTLVITGNGYLEDSIKL